One window from the genome of Sphingomonas lacunae encodes:
- a CDS encoding DUF2939 domain-containing protein, with amino-acid sequence MNRKIGIIIAALMLLLTVGWYVGSPWWTLRQMRSAAVEGNVDALASSIDFDRVRASLKDQMNAMITRKLAEEQSDNPFMAFGAMLAPAIVNNMVDALVTKEGMRQMVLAGRLRPRDGADAGTRPVDYVIDRDGLDRFIVTPEGTGSQASFLFERDGFGWTLVEVRLPDDALSGTAH; translated from the coding sequence GTGAACAGGAAAATTGGCATCATCATTGCGGCATTGATGCTGCTGCTCACAGTGGGTTGGTATGTTGGCTCGCCGTGGTGGACCTTGCGCCAGATGCGTTCGGCGGCCGTCGAAGGGAATGTTGACGCCCTTGCCAGCAGCATCGATTTTGATCGCGTGCGGGCGTCGCTGAAGGACCAGATGAATGCGATGATCACACGCAAGCTTGCTGAGGAACAGTCCGATAATCCCTTTATGGCGTTCGGCGCGATGCTGGCGCCAGCCATCGTCAATAATATGGTCGATGCTCTGGTGACAAAGGAAGGAATGCGCCAGATGGTGCTGGCTGGGCGCCTGCGTCCGCGTGATGGGGCTGATGCCGGGACACGCCCGGTGGACTATGTCATCGACCGCGATGGCCTTGATCGCTTTATCGTTACTCCGGAAGGAACCGGCTCACAGGCCAGCTTCCTTTTCGAACGGGATGGGTTTGGATGGACCCTCGTCGAAGTGCGCCTGCCGGATGACGCCTTGTCCGGCACTGCTCACTGA
- a CDS encoding flavodoxin family protein, producing MSAAANQAIAASTKRLLIVWHSRTGTAKALAHAAAVGARAAEEAVEVQLLSADETDPAAMLSADAYLFACPENLASMTGAMKEMVDRCYYPLLDRINGRPWALIIAAGTDGEGAVRQWQRIATGWRLKAIAEPMIVRTGADTPEAIAAAKTVPETRLQEARELGMAMATGLALGVF from the coding sequence ATGTCCGCAGCCGCAAACCAGGCCATAGCCGCCTCCACCAAGCGTCTGCTGATCGTCTGGCACAGCCGGACCGGCACAGCCAAGGCACTGGCCCACGCCGCCGCCGTTGGCGCCCGCGCAGCGGAAGAGGCGGTCGAGGTACAGTTGCTGAGCGCTGACGAAACCGACCCGGCAGCGATGCTGTCCGCCGACGCCTATCTGTTCGCCTGTCCGGAAAATCTCGCCAGCATGACGGGCGCGATGAAGGAGATGGTAGACCGCTGCTATTACCCGCTGCTTGACCGGATCAATGGCCGCCCCTGGGCGCTGATCATCGCCGCTGGCACCGATGGTGAAGGCGCCGTGCGCCAATGGCAGCGCATCGCCACCGGTTGGCGGCTGAAGGCGATAGCCGAGCCGATGATCGTGCGAACGGGGGCAGACACGCCCGAAGCGATTGCCGCCGCCAAGACGGTGCCCGAAACGCGGCTGCAAGAAGCGCGCGAGTTGGGCATGGCAATGGCGACCGGGTTGGCGCTGGGCGTGTTTTAG